In one Neobacillus sp. CF12 genomic region, the following are encoded:
- a CDS encoding transketolase yields the protein MAEIQFLKRKATEIRMDLLTMIYEAGTGHTGGSLSNTDILTVLYYHIMNVDPNNPKWAERDRYVQSKGHSVESYWAILADKGFFPKEELKTFSQFGTRLIGHPNNKVPGVEMNTGALGHGLPISVGMALAAKMDGKSYKVYTLMGDGEQAEGSVWEGAMAGAQYKLDNLVAIVDRNRLQITGCTEDVMSLEPFGEKWRAFGWDVVEVDGNNIEELVNVLEQTPRVSGKPTLIVANTVKGKGISFAENVAKWHHHVPSKEEYQLAMDELSKQLEVLI from the coding sequence ATGGCAGAAATTCAGTTTCTAAAAAGAAAAGCAACTGAAATCCGAATGGATCTATTAACCATGATTTATGAAGCCGGCACTGGTCATACAGGGGGTTCACTTTCGAATACGGATATTTTAACGGTGCTCTACTATCATATTATGAATGTTGATCCGAACAATCCTAAATGGGCTGAGCGTGATCGTTATGTTCAAAGTAAAGGGCATTCGGTTGAATCGTATTGGGCAATTTTAGCAGATAAGGGATTTTTTCCGAAGGAAGAATTAAAAACCTTTTCTCAATTTGGTACTAGATTAATAGGACACCCAAACAACAAAGTGCCGGGTGTTGAAATGAATACGGGAGCACTCGGACATGGATTGCCGATATCAGTTGGTATGGCATTGGCTGCTAAAATGGATGGAAAGTCTTATAAAGTGTACACCTTGATGGGTGACGGAGAGCAGGCCGAAGGTTCGGTCTGGGAAGGTGCCATGGCTGGGGCACAATACAAACTAGATAATCTAGTAGCCATCGTCGATCGGAACAGATTACAAATTACTGGTTGTACCGAGGATGTAATGTCTCTTGAACCATTTGGAGAAAAGTGGCGAGCGTTTGGTTGGGACGTTGTCGAGGTAGATGGTAATAACATAGAAGAATTAGTGAATGTTTTGGAGCAAACTCCTAGAGTAAGTGGAAAACCAACGCTCATTGTTGCTAACACTGTAAAAGGAAAGGGAATATCCTTTGCTGAAAATGTTGCAAAATGGCATCACCATGTCCCTTCGAAAGAAGAATACCAATTAGCGATGGATGAACTTTCAAAACAACTGGAGGTGCTTATATGA
- a CDS encoding L-fucose/L-arabinose isomerase family protein, translating to MSVVKLGFAPTRRFVFSKEDALYYKKLIREKIESFGLEMEIVDLEGINEEGLLYERSEESAIIKRFRDAEVDAVFFPHCNFGTEDIVARIAKAIGKPVLLWGPRDEAPLEDGMRLRDSQCGLFATGKVLRRFNVKFTYITNCRVDDPVFERGFKNFIGAANVVKQYTNLRILQISTRPSDFWSVICNEGELLETFGIQIHPITLEELKKATLKIEKNGSPELAEAIVYIKEKLDWSSVTEQDVRRIASLKVAMKQLANETQSTAIAIQCWSTLQDIIGIMPCLANAILTDEQIPVTCETDIHGAITSIMVQAATLNTLPTFFADITVRHPENPNGELLFHCGNFPVSLSEEAKPKLNKHFLFEDHSPGTHEGKIKGGEMTLARFDGDHGEYSIFLGKAKGIEGPFTRGSYVWVEVNDWPLWEEKLVKGPYIHHSVGIHANVIPVLFEACEYIPGLTPDPVDPTESEIRAWLRGSDLNK from the coding sequence ATGAGTGTAGTTAAACTTGGATTTGCTCCAACGCGTAGATTTGTTTTTAGTAAAGAAGATGCATTGTATTATAAAAAGTTAATTCGAGAAAAAATTGAGAGTTTCGGTTTGGAAATGGAAATCGTTGATTTGGAAGGGATTAATGAAGAAGGCTTGCTTTATGAGCGTTCTGAAGAAAGCGCTATTATTAAAAGGTTTAGAGATGCAGAAGTAGATGCTGTATTCTTTCCACACTGTAACTTTGGGACAGAGGACATTGTTGCTAGAATTGCAAAGGCAATTGGAAAACCGGTATTACTCTGGGGACCTCGAGATGAAGCACCTTTAGAAGATGGAATGCGTCTTCGTGATTCTCAATGCGGTCTTTTTGCAACAGGGAAAGTGTTAAGAAGGTTTAATGTGAAGTTTACATATATTACAAATTGCCGAGTGGATGATCCTGTTTTTGAAAGAGGTTTTAAAAACTTTATTGGTGCTGCCAATGTTGTAAAGCAATATACTAATCTACGCATCTTACAAATTTCAACTAGACCATCTGATTTTTGGTCCGTTATTTGTAACGAAGGGGAATTGTTAGAGACATTTGGAATTCAAATTCATCCTATTACATTAGAAGAGTTGAAAAAGGCAACTTTGAAAATTGAAAAAAATGGCAGCCCTGAACTAGCAGAGGCGATTGTCTATATAAAGGAAAAGCTTGACTGGAGCTCCGTTACAGAACAGGACGTTAGGAGAATCGCTTCTCTTAAAGTGGCGATGAAACAACTAGCAAATGAGACGCAGAGTACGGCGATTGCGATTCAGTGCTGGTCCACGCTACAGGATATTATTGGAATTATGCCATGTTTAGCTAATGCTATTTTAACGGATGAACAAATCCCAGTGACATGTGAAACCGATATCCATGGAGCGATTACATCCATCATGGTTCAAGCGGCGACACTCAATACATTACCAACATTCTTTGCAGATATCACGGTTCGCCATCCTGAGAATCCTAATGGGGAATTACTATTTCATTGCGGAAACTTTCCGGTATCGTTAAGCGAAGAAGCAAAACCAAAGCTAAATAAGCACTTCCTATTTGAAGACCATTCACCAGGAACTCATGAAGGAAAAATAAAGGGTGGAGAAATGACACTTGCACGTTTTGATGGAGATCATGGCGAATATTCAATTTTCCTGGGTAAAGCAAAAGGAATAGAAGGTCCATTCACAAGAGGTTCCTATGTTTGGGTAGAAGTCAATGATTGGCCTTTATGGGAAGAGAAACTAGTAAAAGGACCTTATATTCACCATTCAGTAGGAATTCATGCAAACGTGATTCCTGTCCTATTTGAGGCATGTGAATATATTCCAGGGTTAACACCGGATCCAGTTGATCCAACTGAAAGTGAAATTAGAGCGTGGCTGCGAGGCAGCGACCTAAATAAATAG
- a CDS encoding LacI family DNA-binding transcriptional regulator, whose product MKIEDIAKLAQVSKSAVSLALNGKNGVSEETREKVLRIAQEHGYIPRTMIKVDHVDQYLRTNTKIIRFVACTNTGIVTEQYESLPFFMELMRNLDQSIRSKGYSFIISSINIDNFEEEINKLEREQKTAGIILLGTNLTHEQIKKISYHHPLLVVLDTCYESLDVNFVVMNNVLGAYQAGQHLIDLGHLKIGYVESTSRMYNFDQRKNGFLQVLKDNQLEVHSHFSISSTIISSQDEFKQSILNNSKNLPTALFCECDYMAISVVKSLTELGIKVPEEISVVGFDNIFESQVVSPELTTIHVKKDKLALVAVERLIQEIETNENDKMKIMIDTDLVVRNSTSTTSETDV is encoded by the coding sequence ATGAAGATAGAAGACATTGCAAAACTAGCCCAAGTCTCTAAATCAGCTGTATCTTTAGCGTTAAATGGGAAAAATGGGGTAAGTGAAGAAACGAGGGAAAAAGTACTTCGGATTGCCCAGGAACATGGTTATATTCCTCGTACAATGATTAAAGTCGATCATGTAGATCAATATTTAAGGACGAACACGAAGATTATACGGTTTGTTGCATGCACGAATACCGGAATTGTTACCGAACAATATGAATCCCTTCCGTTTTTTATGGAATTAATGAGAAATCTTGATCAGTCCATCCGCTCAAAAGGCTATTCCTTTATTATTTCTTCCATTAATATTGACAATTTTGAGGAAGAAATCAATAAACTTGAGCGAGAACAAAAAACAGCTGGAATCATTTTATTGGGAACGAATCTTACACATGAGCAAATCAAAAAGATTTCGTATCATCATCCACTGTTAGTAGTGCTAGACACATGTTATGAAAGTTTAGATGTTAATTTCGTCGTTATGAACAATGTCTTAGGGGCATATCAGGCAGGTCAACATTTAATTGATTTAGGACATCTTAAGATTGGGTATGTAGAATCGACCTCCAGAATGTACAATTTTGATCAAAGAAAAAATGGCTTTTTACAGGTATTGAAAGACAACCAATTAGAAGTTCATAGCCATTTTTCCATCTCATCTACGATCATTTCATCCCAAGATGAATTTAAACAATCTATCTTGAACAATAGTAAGAATCTACCCACTGCATTATTCTGCGAATGTGATTATATGGCCATTAGTGTTGTAAAGTCCTTAACAGAATTAGGGATTAAAGTGCCTGAAGAGATATCTGTTGTAGGATTTGATAACATTTTTGAATCACAAGTTGTAAGCCCTGAATTAACAACCATCCATGTTAAAAAGGATAAACTGGCACTTGTAGCTGTAGAAAGGTTAATTCAGGAAATAGAAACTAACGAAAATGATAAGATGAAAATCATGATTGATACAGACTTAGTCGTGAGAAATTCAACATCAACGACTTCTGAAACAGATGTCTGA
- a CDS encoding ROK family protein, producing MYLVIDIGGTFAKYALMDAAGNIKAKGKRPTARTNLTEFENVIDSIIDDHDLSTINGIAISCPGTIDVDTGMIYYGGSFPFLHEVNLVKRLKEKYAKDVYIENDGKCAALAELWLGSVKDANDSIVLVLGTGIGGGIIIDKKLHRGVQLSAGEVSYVMNQIDPLTRKAQFFGLECSAVEMIRKIAEIKELEDPTDGERVFEYIKQHDEEANAIFNEYCIHLATQILNLQYILDPEVFAIGGGISAQPILLERIHWALGEVKRVNPMHMANPTIVACQFQNDANLYGALYHFFVSKEKRIVK from the coding sequence ATGTATTTAGTAATCGACATAGGGGGTACCTTTGCTAAATATGCACTGATGGATGCAGCAGGAAATATAAAAGCAAAAGGAAAACGGCCAACAGCAAGAACGAATTTAACTGAATTCGAAAATGTTATTGATTCAATTATTGACGACCATGATTTAAGTACCATTAATGGAATTGCTATTAGTTGTCCCGGGACGATTGATGTGGATACAGGCATGATTTATTACGGTGGTTCGTTCCCTTTTTTACATGAAGTAAATTTAGTAAAACGACTTAAGGAAAAGTACGCAAAAGATGTTTACATTGAAAACGATGGAAAGTGTGCTGCATTAGCAGAACTTTGGCTCGGAAGTGTGAAGGATGCGAATGATTCTATTGTATTGGTACTTGGTACTGGAATTGGAGGAGGCATTATCATTGATAAAAAACTCCACCGTGGCGTTCAACTCTCTGCAGGCGAAGTCAGTTATGTGATGAATCAAATTGATCCATTAACTAGAAAAGCACAATTTTTTGGCTTAGAATGTTCTGCCGTTGAAATGATCCGAAAGATTGCCGAAATCAAGGAACTCGAAGATCCCACAGATGGAGAAAGAGTCTTTGAATATATTAAGCAACACGATGAGGAAGCGAATGCTATTTTTAATGAATATTGTATTCATTTAGCAACACAAATTTTAAATCTGCAATATATCTTAGATCCGGAAGTTTTTGCAATTGGCGGCGGGATTAGTGCTCAGCCAATTTTACTAGAACGGATTCATTGGGCACTTGGAGAAGTAAAAAGGGTCAACCCAATGCATATGGCGAATCCAACGATTGTTGCCTGTCAGTTCCAAAATGATGCAAACCTTTATGGGGCACTTTATCATTTCTTTGTTAGTAAAGAAAAACGAATTGTGAAGTAA